The proteins below come from a single Benincasa hispida cultivar B227 chromosome 4, ASM972705v1, whole genome shotgun sequence genomic window:
- the LOC120076903 gene encoding cytokinin riboside 5'-monophosphate phosphoribohydrolase LOG1-like isoform X1 translates to MGDDRENKHKPPLVSRFKRVCVFCGSSAGKRNCYREAAVELAGELVSRRLDLVYGGGSIGLMGLVSREVHNGGGHVIGIIPKTLMRKEITGETVGEVRPVADMHQRKAEMARHSDCFIALPGGYGTLEELLEVITWAQLGIHDKPVGLLNVHGYYNSLLSFIDKAVDDGFIMPSQRSIIVSAPNAKELVQKLEEYVPVHDGVLAKANWEAEQMELNATLQTEFYR, encoded by the exons ATGGGTGATGATAGGGAGAATAAACACAAACCTCCCCTAGTTTCAAGGTTCAAAAGGGTCTGTGTTTTTTGTGGAAGTAGCGCTGGCAAGAGAAATTGCTACCGGGAAGCCGCCGTCGAACTTGCCGGAGAATTG GTTTCGAGAAGATTGGATCTTGTTTATGGAGGAGGAAGTATTGGCTTAATGGGACTTGTCTCTCGAGAAGTTCACAATGGAGGTGGACATGTGATTGG AATTATCCCAAAAACATTGATGCGTAAAGAG ATTACTGGGGAAACAGTTGGGGAGGTCCGACCAGTAGCCGACATGCATCAGAGGAAAGCGGAAATGGCCCGCCATTCTGACTGTTTCATTGCCCTCCCAG GTGGATATGGAACATTGGAAGAGCTCCTCGAAGTCATAACCTGGGCCCAGCTCGGCATCCACGACAAGCCA GTGGGTTTGCTTAATGTTCATGGTTATTACAATTCGCTTCTCTCCTTCATTGACAAGGCTGTAGATGACGGCTTCATCATGCCATCTCAACGTAGTATCATTGTCTCTGCCCCCAACGCTAAGGAGCTTGTTCAGAAGCTCGAG GAATATGTGCCAGTTCACGACGGCGTGTTGGCAAAGGCCAATTGGGAAGCCGAACAGATGGAACTAAACGCCACTTTGCAGACAGAATTCTACCGATGA
- the LOC120076903 gene encoding cytokinin riboside 5'-monophosphate phosphoribohydrolase LOG1-like isoform X2 produces MGDDRENKHKPPLVSRFKRVCVFCGSSAGKRNCYREAAVELAGELVGFEKIGSCLWRRKYWLNGTCLSRSSQWRWTCDWITGETVGEVRPVADMHQRKAEMARHSDCFIALPGGYGTLEELLEVITWAQLGIHDKPVGLLNVHGYYNSLLSFIDKAVDDGFIMPSQRSIIVSAPNAKELVQKLEEYVPVHDGVLAKANWEAEQMELNATLQTEFYR; encoded by the exons ATGGGTGATGATAGGGAGAATAAACACAAACCTCCCCTAGTTTCAAGGTTCAAAAGGGTCTGTGTTTTTTGTGGAAGTAGCGCTGGCAAGAGAAATTGCTACCGGGAAGCCGCCGTCGAACTTGCCGGAGAATTGGTAG GTTTCGAGAAGATTGGATCTTGTTTATGGAGGAGGAAGTATTGGCTTAATGGGACTTGTCTCTCGAGAAGTTCACAATGGAGGTGGACATGTGATTGG ATTACTGGGGAAACAGTTGGGGAGGTCCGACCAGTAGCCGACATGCATCAGAGGAAAGCGGAAATGGCCCGCCATTCTGACTGTTTCATTGCCCTCCCAG GTGGATATGGAACATTGGAAGAGCTCCTCGAAGTCATAACCTGGGCCCAGCTCGGCATCCACGACAAGCCA GTGGGTTTGCTTAATGTTCATGGTTATTACAATTCGCTTCTCTCCTTCATTGACAAGGCTGTAGATGACGGCTTCATCATGCCATCTCAACGTAGTATCATTGTCTCTGCCCCCAACGCTAAGGAGCTTGTTCAGAAGCTCGAG GAATATGTGCCAGTTCACGACGGCGTGTTGGCAAAGGCCAATTGGGAAGCCGAACAGATGGAACTAAACGCCACTTTGCAGACAGAATTCTACCGATGA
- the LOC120076903 gene encoding cytokinin riboside 5'-monophosphate phosphoribohydrolase LOG1-like isoform X3: MGDDRENKHKPPLVSRFKRVCVFCGSSAGKRNCYREAAVELAGELIGSCLWRRKYWLNGTCLSRSSQWRWTCDWITGETVGEVRPVADMHQRKAEMARHSDCFIALPGGYGTLEELLEVITWAQLGIHDKPVGLLNVHGYYNSLLSFIDKAVDDGFIMPSQRSIIVSAPNAKELVQKLEEYVPVHDGVLAKANWEAEQMELNATLQTEFYR, encoded by the exons ATGGGTGATGATAGGGAGAATAAACACAAACCTCCCCTAGTTTCAAGGTTCAAAAGGGTCTGTGTTTTTTGTGGAAGTAGCGCTGGCAAGAGAAATTGCTACCGGGAAGCCGCCGTCGAACTTGCCGGAGAATTG ATTGGATCTTGTTTATGGAGGAGGAAGTATTGGCTTAATGGGACTTGTCTCTCGAGAAGTTCACAATGGAGGTGGACATGTGATTGG ATTACTGGGGAAACAGTTGGGGAGGTCCGACCAGTAGCCGACATGCATCAGAGGAAAGCGGAAATGGCCCGCCATTCTGACTGTTTCATTGCCCTCCCAG GTGGATATGGAACATTGGAAGAGCTCCTCGAAGTCATAACCTGGGCCCAGCTCGGCATCCACGACAAGCCA GTGGGTTTGCTTAATGTTCATGGTTATTACAATTCGCTTCTCTCCTTCATTGACAAGGCTGTAGATGACGGCTTCATCATGCCATCTCAACGTAGTATCATTGTCTCTGCCCCCAACGCTAAGGAGCTTGTTCAGAAGCTCGAG GAATATGTGCCAGTTCACGACGGCGTGTTGGCAAAGGCCAATTGGGAAGCCGAACAGATGGAACTAAACGCCACTTTGCAGACAGAATTCTACCGATGA